Proteins encoded by one window of Halorubrum ruber:
- a CDS encoding formate/nitrite transporter family protein, with translation MSDSETDSTEQMTSRNILGSLLESGLHEMNRERSGLLLSGLSAGLDIGFGPLMMAVVLTLSPGGFGDLPTELLLASVYSIGFMFVILGRSELFTEHTTLAVIPVLDRQASVRQLGRLWGLVYVGNIVGGLLFTLLVTLLMPELGVVDPAAFETIALKLVDHDLTWLFVGGVFAGWLMGLLAWLITAAQDTTARILLVLIVTGTIGLLHLPHSIAGNVEVLFGLIVSSAITPADYVGFLVLATLGNAFGGAVFVALLKYGHVVRGAN, from the coding sequence GTGAGCGACTCAGAGACCGACTCGACGGAGCAGATGACGTCGCGGAACATCCTCGGCTCGCTGCTGGAGAGCGGGCTCCACGAGATGAACCGGGAGCGCTCCGGGCTGCTCCTCTCCGGGCTGTCGGCGGGGCTCGACATCGGGTTCGGCCCGCTGATGATGGCCGTCGTGTTGACCCTCTCGCCCGGCGGTTTCGGCGACCTCCCGACCGAGCTGCTGTTAGCGAGCGTCTACTCCATCGGGTTCATGTTCGTCATCCTCGGCCGCTCCGAGCTGTTCACCGAACACACGACGCTGGCAGTGATCCCCGTCCTCGACCGCCAGGCGTCGGTCCGCCAGCTCGGCCGGCTCTGGGGGCTGGTGTACGTCGGGAACATCGTCGGCGGGCTGCTGTTCACGTTGCTCGTGACGCTCCTGATGCCGGAGCTCGGGGTCGTTGACCCGGCGGCGTTCGAGACCATCGCCCTGAAGCTCGTCGACCACGACCTCACGTGGCTGTTCGTCGGCGGCGTCTTCGCCGGCTGGCTGATGGGGCTGCTGGCGTGGCTCATCACGGCGGCGCAGGACACGACCGCGCGGATCCTGCTCGTGTTGATCGTCACCGGCACCATCGGCCTGCTCCACCTCCCGCACTCGATCGCGGGCAACGTCGAGGTGCTGTTCGGGCTGATCGTGTCGTCCGCGATCACCCCGGCGGACTACGTCGGATTCCTCGTGCTGGCGACGCTCGGCAACGCCTTCGGCGGCGCGGTGTTCGTCGCGCTCCTGAAGTACGGGCACGTCGTCCGCGGCGCGAACTGA
- a CDS encoding Zn-ribbon domain-containing OB-fold protein, protein MSDDGADAADETDETDAAPPTDRHYAEWLDALADGDGFALVCPEGHGSLPPRRVCPECGAADLSREPLDETGTVATYSVVHVPSPRFADDAPYATAVADFGPTRLTGIVRDGGADDEAPEVEIGDTIAVDVGERATDGERLVVFRPAGGR, encoded by the coding sequence ATGAGCGACGACGGCGCGGACGCGGCGGACGAGACGGACGAGACGGACGCGGCGCCGCCGACGGACCGCCACTACGCCGAGTGGCTCGACGCGCTCGCCGACGGGGACGGGTTCGCCTTGGTCTGTCCGGAGGGACACGGCTCCCTTCCCCCGCGGCGGGTGTGTCCCGAGTGCGGGGCCGCCGACCTCTCGCGGGAGCCCCTCGACGAGACGGGGACGGTGGCGACGTACAGCGTCGTCCACGTCCCGTCGCCGCGCTTCGCCGACGACGCGCCGTACGCGACCGCGGTGGCGGACTTCGGTCCGACGCGGCTGACGGGGATCGTCCGCGACGGCGGCGCGGACGACGAAGCGCCCGAGGTCGAAATCGGCGACACGATCGCGGTCGACGTGGGCGAGCGGGCCACCGACGGCGAGCGCCTCGTCGTCTTTCGGCCGGCTGGCGGGCGCTGA
- a CDS encoding S9 family peptidase, with the protein MSELPLDAYYDLTQVGEVAVSPTGDRVAFTATEYDQAADEAVSSLFVAPTDGSREPHRLTSDSGASAPTWGPDGDRLAFVAARDRDAERRVGWRDRDEEDDEEAETEDDEGGDEAEEDEDEPLGNGDEEPKPQVWIFDLALGGDARQVTERDEGVAGFDWSPDGDRLVIESRDPTDEESEYLDQVREEGGPIETTRLQHKVNGAGWTDEVTRYLFVVDPDDPESDPRRLDDAYGGGAFEDLAGMDPTWGPEDRIAFTSCRLDRPDDTSVRDLYAVSPDGGDAERLTGGDLTHGAPAWRPDGDGIATVGSDPDDPPAPAEVYLVDAEADADARDDPVSLTADLDRTVARGGEPVWIDGAIYTRIADESRTRLVRVETDGTVERLFEAQGRDRAMAGFDVADDGSTAVTVLSDPEDGSDLYAVDVDDLDKESEPDSFRRLTRVNESLVDEFAMPEARRVEWESDGWTLDGVLYHDPDVDPEDGDHPLVVAIHGGPMSYDEPVFSFGHAALTSRGYLVFRPNYRGGTSRGREFTAELTGKWGTAEVDDIAAGVEALADRGWVDPDRVFGHGFSYGGIAQGFLVTQEPDLFTAAAPEHGIYDIRSAFGTDDTHIWMEAEFGLPWENPEAFDASTAILDAGNIETPLLVMAGGEDWRCPPSQSEQLYVAARKQGIDAELVVYPDEHHNIGDPDRAIHRLEKILDWYETHDPAVEAESDEE; encoded by the coding sequence ATGTCGGAACTGCCGCTGGACGCCTACTACGACCTGACGCAGGTCGGCGAGGTCGCCGTCTCCCCGACCGGCGACCGCGTCGCCTTCACCGCGACCGAGTACGACCAGGCCGCCGACGAGGCGGTCTCCTCGCTGTTCGTCGCTCCCACCGACGGCTCCCGCGAGCCGCACCGGCTGACGAGCGACTCGGGCGCCTCCGCACCGACGTGGGGGCCCGACGGCGACCGCCTCGCGTTCGTGGCCGCCCGCGACCGCGACGCCGAGCGGCGGGTCGGCTGGCGCGACCGAGACGAGGAGGACGACGAGGAAGCGGAGACCGAAGACGACGAGGGAGGAGACGAGGCCGAGGAAGACGAGGACGAACCCCTCGGAAACGGCGACGAGGAGCCCAAGCCGCAGGTGTGGATCTTTGACCTCGCGCTGGGCGGCGACGCCCGTCAGGTTACCGAACGCGACGAGGGCGTCGCCGGCTTCGACTGGTCGCCCGACGGGGACCGCCTCGTGATCGAGTCGCGCGACCCGACCGACGAGGAGTCGGAGTACCTCGACCAGGTCCGCGAGGAGGGCGGCCCCATCGAGACGACTCGCCTCCAGCACAAGGTGAACGGCGCGGGGTGGACCGACGAGGTGACGCGGTACCTCTTCGTCGTCGACCCCGACGATCCCGAGAGCGACCCCCGACGCCTCGACGACGCGTACGGCGGCGGCGCCTTCGAGGACCTCGCCGGGATGGACCCGACGTGGGGCCCGGAGGACCGGATCGCGTTCACCTCCTGTCGGCTCGACCGCCCGGACGACACCTCCGTCCGCGACCTCTACGCCGTCTCGCCCGACGGCGGCGACGCCGAGCGGCTCACGGGCGGCGACCTCACCCACGGCGCGCCGGCATGGCGCCCCGACGGCGACGGGATCGCGACGGTCGGCAGCGACCCCGACGACCCGCCCGCCCCGGCGGAGGTGTACCTCGTCGACGCCGAGGCGGACGCGGACGCCCGCGACGACCCCGTCTCGCTCACCGCCGACCTTGACCGGACGGTCGCCCGGGGCGGCGAGCCGGTGTGGATCGACGGCGCGATCTACACTCGGATCGCCGACGAGAGCCGCACGCGGCTGGTCCGCGTCGAGACGGACGGGACCGTCGAGCGCCTCTTCGAGGCGCAGGGCCGCGACCGCGCCATGGCCGGGTTCGACGTCGCCGACGACGGGTCGACGGCGGTGACGGTCCTCTCGGACCCGGAAGACGGATCCGACCTGTACGCGGTCGACGTCGACGATCTCGACAAGGAGTCTGAACCCGACTCCTTCCGGCGCCTCACCCGCGTCAACGAGTCGCTCGTCGACGAGTTCGCGATGCCGGAGGCCCGCCGGGTCGAGTGGGAGTCCGACGGTTGGACGCTCGACGGCGTCCTCTACCACGACCCCGACGTCGACCCCGAGGACGGCGACCACCCGCTGGTGGTGGCGATCCACGGCGGCCCGATGTCGTACGACGAGCCCGTGTTCAGCTTCGGGCACGCCGCGTTGACGAGCCGGGGCTACCTCGTCTTCCGCCCGAACTACCGCGGCGGCACCTCCCGCGGCCGGGAGTTCACCGCGGAGCTGACCGGGAAGTGGGGGACCGCCGAAGTCGACGACATCGCGGCCGGCGTCGAGGCGCTCGCGGACCGCGGCTGGGTCGACCCCGACCGCGTGTTCGGCCACGGCTTCTCGTACGGCGGCATCGCGCAGGGGTTCCTCGTCACGCAGGAGCCCGACCTGTTCACCGCCGCGGCCCCGGAACACGGGATCTACGACATCCGTTCCGCGTTCGGTACGGACGACACGCACATCTGGATGGAGGCGGAGTTCGGGCTCCCGTGGGAGAACCCGGAGGCGTTCGACGCGTCGACGGCGATCCTCGACGCCGGGAACATTGAGACGCCGCTGCTCGTGATGGCCGGCGGCGAGGACTGGCGGTGTCCCCCGTCGCAGTCGGAGCAGCTGTACGTCGCGGCGCGCAAGCAGGGGATCGACGCGGAGCTGGTCGTCTACCCCGACGAACACCACAACATCGGCGACCCGGACCGCGCGATCCACCGGTTGGAGAAGATCCTCGACTGGTACGAGACGCACGACCCGGCGGTCGAGGCCGAGTCCGACGAGGAGTGA
- the mce gene encoding methylmalonyl-CoA epimerase gives MRFDHVGVATRDATALADLFGGLLDAPVAHEEAFDGMRVVFLELDGGGYFELLEPDAGGTIADYLDREGPGVHHVALAVDDLPTALDDARDLDIDLVDEEPRPGAWGHEVAFCHPGSTGGVLVEFVEH, from the coding sequence ATGCGCTTCGACCACGTCGGCGTCGCGACACGCGACGCCACCGCCCTCGCCGACCTGTTCGGCGGTCTGCTCGACGCACCGGTCGCCCACGAGGAAGCGTTCGACGGGATGCGCGTCGTCTTCCTCGAACTCGACGGCGGCGGCTACTTCGAGCTGCTCGAACCGGACGCGGGCGGGACGATCGCGGACTATCTCGACCGCGAGGGGCCCGGCGTCCACCACGTCGCGCTCGCGGTCGACGACCTCCCGACCGCGCTCGACGACGCGCGCGACCTCGACATCGACCTCGTCGACGAAGAGCCCCGTCCCGGCGCGTGGGGCCACGAAGTGGCGTTCTGTCACCCGGGATCGACGGGCGGCGTGCTCGTGGAGTTCGTCGAACACTGA
- a CDS encoding RNA-protein complex protein Nop10, producing MKSDIRVCANWETAHDRPVYALGDRCPACDGPTENSAPAPFGPEDPYGEYRRRARRRSE from the coding sequence GTGAAATCAGATATCCGCGTCTGCGCGAACTGGGAGACCGCTCACGACCGACCGGTGTACGCGCTCGGCGACCGCTGTCCGGCGTGCGACGGCCCCACCGAGAACAGCGCGCCGGCCCCGTTCGGCCCGGAGGACCCCTACGGCGAGTACCGCCGGCGGGCGCGGCGGCGGTCGGAGTAG
- a CDS encoding 30S ribosomal protein S27e, with product MAGDFHRVACGDCENEQVVFGKASSTVSCAVCGTTLATPTGGEAELHGEIVETVEAR from the coding sequence ATGGCGGGAGACTTCCACCGCGTCGCCTGCGGCGACTGCGAGAACGAACAGGTCGTCTTCGGCAAGGCCTCCTCCACGGTGTCGTGCGCGGTCTGCGGCACGACCCTCGCGACCCCAACCGGCGGAGAGGCGGAGCTTCACGGCGAAATCGTCGAAACCGTTGAGGCGCGGTAA
- a CDS encoding acyl-CoA mutase large subunit family protein — MYDPEELAEIRAAKESWEDGTYGETVDRFGEREETFTTDTGGQEVDPLYTPADVETDYREDLGYPGEEPYTRGVYSTMHRGRLWTMRQYAGMGTAAETNERFQYLIDEGSSGLSMAFDLPTQMGYDSDAAMAEGEVGRSGVAIDTLDDFETVFDGIPLDEVSTSMTINAPAAVLLAMYVAMGDEQGVPRDQLRGTIQNDIMKEYIARNLYIYPPKESMRLITDIFEFCAAETPSFNTISISGYHIREAGSTAAQEIAFTLGDGIEYVEAALDAGLDVDEFAPQLSFFFNAHNNIFEEAAKFRAARRMWAQIMEERFDAQNPKSKQLKFHTQTGGSTLTAQQIENNVVRVSYQALAAVLGGTQSLHTNGKDEALALPTEKSVRTALRTQQILAHESGAADTIDPLAGSYYVENLTDGIEEEAFEILEEVDRRGGMLEAVESGWVQRQIQDVAFERQQEIEEGERIIVGVNEFEVDEEPEMDLEEVDPDQEQNQRDRLNGVKAERDDDAVDDALAGLREAAQGSDNVMPHIIDAVKAYATVQEISDVLRDEFGEYKPGR, encoded by the coding sequence ATGTACGATCCCGAGGAACTCGCCGAGATCCGGGCGGCCAAGGAGTCGTGGGAGGACGGTACCTACGGCGAGACGGTCGACCGGTTCGGCGAGCGCGAGGAGACGTTCACCACCGACACCGGCGGCCAGGAGGTCGACCCCCTCTACACCCCGGCCGACGTCGAGACGGACTACCGCGAGGACCTCGGTTACCCCGGCGAGGAGCCGTACACCCGCGGCGTCTACTCGACGATGCACCGCGGGCGGCTGTGGACGATGCGCCAGTACGCCGGGATGGGCACCGCCGCGGAGACGAACGAACGCTTCCAGTACCTCATCGACGAGGGGTCGTCCGGGCTGTCGATGGCGTTCGACCTCCCGACGCAGATGGGGTACGACTCCGACGCCGCGATGGCCGAGGGAGAGGTCGGGCGCTCCGGCGTCGCCATCGACACGCTCGACGACTTCGAGACCGTCTTCGACGGCATCCCGCTCGACGAGGTGTCCACGTCGATGACGATCAACGCGCCCGCCGCGGTCCTCCTCGCGATGTACGTCGCGATGGGCGACGAGCAGGGCGTCCCGCGCGACCAGCTCCGCGGGACGATTCAAAACGACATCATGAAGGAGTACATCGCGCGGAACCTCTACATCTACCCGCCGAAGGAGTCGATGCGGCTGATCACGGACATCTTCGAGTTCTGCGCGGCCGAGACCCCTTCGTTCAACACCATCTCCATCTCCGGGTACCACATCCGCGAGGCGGGCTCGACCGCGGCCCAGGAGATCGCGTTCACCCTCGGCGACGGCATCGAGTACGTCGAGGCCGCGCTCGACGCCGGGCTCGACGTCGACGAGTTCGCCCCGCAGCTCTCCTTCTTCTTCAACGCCCACAACAACATCTTCGAGGAGGCCGCGAAGTTCCGCGCCGCCCGCCGGATGTGGGCGCAGATCATGGAGGAGCGGTTCGACGCCCAGAACCCCAAATCGAAGCAGCTGAAGTTCCACACCCAGACCGGCGGCTCGACGCTCACCGCCCAGCAGATCGAGAACAACGTCGTCCGCGTCTCCTATCAGGCGCTCGCGGCGGTGCTCGGCGGCACCCAGAGCCTCCACACGAACGGGAAAGACGAGGCGCTCGCGCTGCCGACCGAGAAATCCGTCCGCACCGCGCTCCGCACCCAGCAGATCCTCGCCCACGAGTCGGGCGCGGCCGACACGATCGACCCGCTCGCGGGCTCGTACTACGTCGAGAACCTCACCGACGGGATCGAGGAGGAGGCGTTCGAGATCTTAGAGGAGGTCGACCGACGCGGCGGGATGCTGGAGGCCGTCGAGAGCGGGTGGGTCCAGCGGCAGATCCAGGACGTCGCCTTCGAGCGACAACAGGAGATCGAGGAGGGCGAGCGGATCATCGTCGGCGTCAACGAGTTCGAGGTGGACGAAGAGCCGGAGATGGACCTCGAAGAGGTCGACCCGGACCAAGAGCAGAATCAGCGAGACCGGCTGAACGGGGTGAAGGCCGAGCGCGACGACGATGCGGTCGACGACGCGCTCGCCGGCCTTCGCGAGGCCGCACAGGGGTCCGACAACGTGATGCCGCACATCATCGACGCGGTAAAGGCGTACGCGACGGTCCAAGAGATATCGGACGTGCTCCGCGACGAGTTCGGGGAGTACAAGCCGGGACGGTAG
- a CDS encoding thiolase domain-containing protein: MTEVRVAGVGLTPFGRHPERTGRDLFGEAALRAFEDAAVDRADVEELNYGNFMGALAEHQGHQAPLMAEAAGVRCPATRYESACASAGVAVREAVRTVAAGDADVVLAGGMERMTNLPTDEVTEGLAIAADDLYEVRAGVTFPGAYALMANAYFDAYGGSREDLAHIASKNHENALPNEYAQYRREVSVAEAMDAPPVAEPLHLYDACPITDGASALVLVSEEYAAEHDLDASVAVTGTGQGTDRMALGDREHLARTPAADDAADAAYADAGVEAADVDVAEVHDCFTIAEVLALESLGLFEPGEGISAAREGLTTADGDLPVNLSGGLKAKGHPVGATGGSQIAELTRLLRGDHPNSEHVPEAEVGVAHNAGGTVASAVVHVLEVAG, translated from the coding sequence ATGACAGAGGTACGCGTCGCCGGAGTCGGGCTCACTCCCTTCGGCCGGCACCCGGAGCGCACCGGTCGCGACCTGTTCGGCGAGGCCGCGCTGCGGGCGTTCGAGGACGCGGCGGTCGACAGGGCCGACGTCGAGGAGCTGAACTACGGGAACTTCATGGGGGCGCTCGCCGAACACCAGGGCCACCAGGCGCCGCTGATGGCCGAGGCCGCGGGGGTCCGCTGCCCGGCGACGCGCTACGAGTCGGCGTGCGCGTCGGCCGGCGTCGCGGTCCGCGAGGCGGTCCGGACGGTGGCCGCGGGCGACGCCGACGTTGTCCTCGCGGGCGGGATGGAGCGAATGACGAACCTCCCGACCGACGAAGTGACCGAGGGGCTCGCCATCGCGGCCGACGACCTCTACGAGGTGCGGGCCGGGGTGACCTTCCCGGGCGCGTACGCGCTCATGGCCAACGCCTACTTCGACGCGTACGGGGGGAGCCGCGAGGACCTCGCCCATATCGCGTCGAAGAACCACGAGAACGCCCTCCCGAACGAGTACGCCCAGTACCGCAGGGAGGTGTCCGTCGCGGAGGCGATGGACGCCCCGCCGGTCGCGGAGCCGCTCCACCTCTACGACGCCTGTCCGATCACCGACGGCGCGAGCGCGCTCGTCCTCGTCTCCGAGGAGTACGCCGCCGAGCACGACCTCGACGCCTCGGTCGCGGTGACGGGGACCGGGCAGGGGACCGACCGGATGGCGCTCGGGGACCGCGAGCACCTCGCGCGGACGCCCGCCGCCGACGACGCGGCCGACGCGGCCTACGCGGACGCGGGCGTCGAGGCGGCCGACGTCGACGTCGCCGAGGTCCACGACTGCTTCACCATCGCGGAGGTGCTGGCGCTGGAGTCGCTCGGGCTGTTCGAACCGGGTGAGGGGATCTCGGCGGCCCGCGAGGGGCTCACGACCGCCGACGGCGACCTCCCGGTGAACCTCTCCGGCGGGCTGAAGGCGAAGGGCCACCCGGTCGGCGCCACCGGCGGCTCGCAGATCGCCGAGCTGACCCGCCTGCTCCGGGGCGACCATCCCAACAGCGAGCACGTCCCGGAGGCGGAGGTCGGCGTCGCGCACAACGCGGGCGGCACGGTCGCCAGCGCGGTCGTCCACGTGCTGGAGGTGGCCGGATGA
- a CDS encoding cyclase family protein, protein MFRDLSQPIETGMPTYPGDPEVTLASDATHEADGYATSELRTGTHAGTHVDAPTHTVPDGEAIDERAVGRFAFDARLVDPRPLEPREAIAPDALPEPSDLDPNVDLLVLRTGWESHWGTERYRDHPYLTAAAAERCRAAGVGVGLDTFGPDLTPTAGGAAGSSATACDADSAATTDDEPGGTPSHDVLLGDSLPIVENLRGLDGLPHRFRIYAFPLRLRGADGSPVRAVAEWEN, encoded by the coding sequence GTGTTCCGCGATCTCTCGCAGCCGATCGAGACGGGGATGCCGACCTACCCCGGCGATCCCGAGGTGACGCTGGCGTCCGACGCGACCCACGAGGCCGACGGCTACGCGACGAGCGAGCTCCGGACCGGGACGCATGCGGGAACGCACGTCGACGCGCCGACGCACACCGTCCCCGACGGCGAGGCGATAGACGAGCGGGCAGTCGGGCGGTTCGCGTTCGACGCGCGGCTCGTCGACCCCCGCCCGCTCGAACCGCGGGAAGCGATCGCGCCCGACGCGCTGCCCGAGCCGAGCGACCTCGACCCGAACGTCGATCTCCTCGTCCTCCGGACCGGGTGGGAATCGCACTGGGGGACCGAGCGGTACCGCGACCACCCGTATCTGACCGCGGCGGCCGCCGAGCGCTGTCGCGCGGCGGGGGTCGGCGTCGGTCTCGATACGTTCGGGCCCGATCTGACCCCGACCGCGGGAGGCGCCGCCGGATCGTCCGCGACCGCATGCGACGCCGACTCGGCCGCAACGACGGACGACGAACCCGGCGGGACTCCCTCCCACGACGTCCTCTTGGGCGACTCGCTCCCGATCGTCGAGAACCTCCGCGGCCTCGACGGCCTCCCGCACCGGTTCCGGATCTACGCCTTCCCGCTCCGGCTTCGCGGCGCCGACGGGTCGCCGGTGCGCGCGGTCGCGGAGTGGGAGAATTAG
- a CDS encoding 50S ribosomal protein L44e, with amino-acid sequence MEMPRRFNTYCPHCDSHHEHEVEKVRSGRATGMKRDARQRRRALATIGNAGGYSKVPGGDKPTKKTHLKYRCGDCGKAHMREGWRAGRLTFQE; translated from the coding sequence ATGGAAATGCCACGCCGCTTCAACACGTACTGCCCACACTGTGACTCCCACCACGAGCACGAGGTGGAGAAGGTCCGATCGGGTCGCGCGACCGGAATGAAGCGCGACGCGCGGCAGCGACGCCGCGCACTCGCGACGATCGGCAACGCCGGCGGGTACTCGAAGGTGCCCGGTGGCGACAAGCCGACGAAGAAGACCCACCTGAAGTACCGCTGCGGCGACTGCGGGAAAGCCCACATGCGCGAGGGATGGCGCGCCGGCCGTCTCACGTTCCAGGAGTAA
- a CDS encoding translation initiation factor IF-2 subunit alpha, translating into MKYSGWPEPGELVVGDVDEIADFGVFVDLDEYEEKRGLCHISEVASGWIKNVRDHVREGQTVVAKVLEVDESSNQIDLSIKDVNEHQRKETIQDWKNAQKADNWMLIALGEDVDDDRYTSVANALLAEYESLYDAFESAAISGDEALDDVDVDGDTADAIVTAARDNVSVPYVDVTGYVDLESAAPDGVDDVRDALAAAEGNGEIPDGVELDVGYVGSPEYRIKVRAPDYKTAESQLETAAERARESIEAAGGAGEFHRERREDDE; encoded by the coding sequence ATGAAGTACAGCGGCTGGCCCGAACCCGGCGAGTTGGTGGTCGGCGACGTCGACGAGATCGCCGACTTCGGCGTGTTCGTCGACCTCGACGAGTACGAGGAGAAGCGCGGCCTCTGTCACATCAGCGAGGTCGCCTCCGGCTGGATCAAGAACGTCCGCGACCACGTCCGCGAGGGACAGACGGTCGTCGCGAAGGTGTTGGAGGTCGACGAGTCGTCGAACCAGATCGACCTGTCGATCAAAGACGTCAACGAACACCAGCGCAAGGAGACGATCCAAGACTGGAAGAACGCCCAGAAGGCCGACAACTGGATGCTCATCGCGCTCGGCGAGGACGTCGACGACGACCGCTACACGTCGGTCGCCAACGCCCTCCTCGCAGAGTACGAGAGCCTCTACGACGCCTTCGAGTCGGCCGCGATCAGCGGCGACGAGGCGCTCGACGACGTCGACGTCGACGGCGACACCGCCGACGCGATCGTCACGGCCGCCCGCGACAACGTCTCCGTCCCGTACGTCGACGTGACGGGGTACGTCGACCTCGAGTCTGCGGCCCCCGACGGCGTCGACGACGTGCGCGACGCGCTCGCGGCCGCCGAGGGGAACGGCGAGATCCCGGACGGCGTCGAGCTCGACGTCGGCTACGTGGGCTCGCCCGAGTACCGGATCAAGGTCCGCGCGCCGGACTACAAGACGGCGGAGTCGCAGCTCGAGACCGCCGCCGAGCGCGCCCGCGAGTCCATCGAGGCCGCCGGCGGCGCCGGCGAGTTCCACCGCGAGCGACGCGAAGACGACGAGTAA
- a CDS encoding proteasome assembly chaperone family protein yields MEDIEIDEVATPELENPVLIEGLPGVGHVGKLAAEHLLEEFDGELVRRVYATEFPPQVSVDDEGVAELTCAEFHAVETDGADLLVLTGDHQAGSNAGHYKLTSTFLDVAEEFGAERAFALGGVPTGELVEEYTVLGAVSDASLVDDLEDAGVEFRADEPAGGIVGVSGLVLGLGGRRGFEAACLMGETSGYLVDPKSARAVLETLEAVLEFTLDYESLEDRAEEMEEVVGKIQEMQEGPAVPDDDLRYIG; encoded by the coding sequence ATGGAGGACATCGAGATCGACGAGGTCGCGACGCCGGAGTTAGAGAACCCGGTGTTGATCGAGGGGCTGCCGGGCGTCGGCCACGTGGGGAAACTGGCGGCCGAACACCTCTTGGAAGAATTCGACGGGGAGTTAGTCCGTCGGGTGTACGCCACGGAGTTCCCGCCGCAGGTGAGCGTCGACGACGAGGGGGTCGCGGAGCTGACCTGCGCCGAGTTCCACGCCGTCGAGACCGACGGCGCCGACCTGCTCGTGTTGACCGGCGACCACCAGGCCGGGTCGAACGCGGGCCACTACAAGCTCACCTCGACGTTCCTCGACGTGGCCGAGGAGTTCGGCGCCGAGCGCGCGTTCGCGCTCGGGGGCGTCCCGACCGGCGAGCTCGTCGAGGAGTACACCGTCCTCGGCGCGGTCTCCGACGCGTCCCTCGTCGACGACCTCGAAGACGCCGGCGTGGAGTTCCGCGCGGACGAGCCGGCCGGCGGCATCGTCGGCGTCTCCGGACTCGTGCTCGGCCTCGGCGGTCGGCGCGGCTTCGAGGCCGCCTGCCTGATGGGCGAGACGAGCGGCTACCTCGTCGACCCGAAGAGCGCGCGGGCGGTGCTGGAGACGCTGGAGGCCGTCCTCGAGTTCACCCTCGACTACGAGAGCCTGGAGGACCGCGCCGAGGAGATGGAGGAGGTCGTCGGCAAGATCCAAGAGATGCAGGAGGGCCCCGCCGTCCCGGACGACGACCTGCGCTACATCGGTTGA